The following coding sequences are from one Dermacentor albipictus isolate Rhodes 1998 colony unplaced genomic scaffold, USDA_Dalb.pri_finalv2 scaffold_12, whole genome shotgun sequence window:
- the LOC139051571 gene encoding sulfotransferase 1B1-like, with the protein MSRRKPYTQIIDGIPRSPNCDPDLLRAALEFRAQKGDLVLSTYPKSGTHWMMCIIRLILKGGEPVSGFDELMHNLRVLRVVEFNAWKPTLPLRLFATHLPLNTTTMNKHAKYIYVARNPWDLCVSSFHMITTFDIYHFRDGTFQELFDAFLEGDCAGQGSYFDHVASGYALRDQPNLFFVTYEELETDTGSVILRLARFLGDGYGDELEKQEELLQDIVDRCASDNMKHILTPESQGHADSDWYNATERIMSANSRIFVENSKQFSYVRMGDVGGWRRYFTRDQLRRLEAKIKQLEEHSRVMDLWMDTRAAALKIIANE; encoded by the coding sequence ATGTCAAGAAGGAAGCCTTACACTCAAATCATAGACGGCATCCCGCGCAGTCCAAACTGTGACCCGGATCTCTTGAGAGCAGCCCTGGAGTTCCGCGCCCAGAAAGGCGACCTGGTTCTCTCGACGTACCCCAAGAGTGGTACGCACTGGATGATGTGCATCATACGGTTGATTCTAAAAGGCGGTGAACCAGTGAGCGGTTTTGACGAGTTAATGCACAACTTGCGCGTTCTAAGGGTCGTCGAGTTCAACGCGTGGAAACCTACTCTTCCACTGCGCTTGTTTGCCACCCACCTGCCATTAAACACCACCACCATGAACAAACACGCCAAGTACATTTACGTAGCAAGGAACCCGTGGGACTTGTGCGTCTCTTCCTTCCACATGATCACTACCTTTGACATTTATCACTTCCGGGACGGAACCTTCCAGGAACTGTTCGACGCATTTCTGGAGGGTGACTGTGCTGGCCAGGGAAGCTACTTCGATCACGTTGCATCGGGTTACGCCTTGAGGGACCAGCCCAACCTGTTCTTCGTAACCTACGAGGAACTCGAGACGGATACTGGAAGTGTGATACTGAGACTGGCTCGGTTTCTAGGTGATGGTTATGGCGATGAGCTGGAAAAGCAGGAAGAACTGCTGCAGGACATTGTGGATCGGTGCGCGAGCGACAACATGAAGCACATCCTTACGCCTGAATCCCAAGGTCACGCCGACAGTGATTGGTACAACGCAACCGAGCGAATTATGTCAGCCAACAGCAGAATTTTTGTGGAGAACAGCAAGCAATTCAGCTACGTCAGGATGGGTGACGTTGGTGGGTGGCGGCGGTATTTTACTCGAGATCAACTGAGACGCTTAGAAGCTAAGATAAAGCAGCTTGAAGAGCATTCACGCGTAATGGATCTTTGGATGGACACTCGAGCAGCTGCCCTCAAGATTATTGCGAATGAATGA